Proteins from a genomic interval of Cognatishimia sp. WU-CL00825:
- a CDS encoding SRPBCC domain-containing protein: MTDVHIKKHLFLAAPRAKVWDYLTKADLVAQWFNLPNADFVLHQEFELTERDTGEILCWGSVCAMRPLEYMAWDFTVGPANGHMSRVEWHLSDHQSGTKLTLIHSGLPETPAGFDLLLALDKGWHGFLDTLYVASAPSDYHASISVPADAQAARAALFDQMPLWWSDRVEPAGNGFTIRFNNSHVTFAFDAKDPLVWHCTQAHMIIEDVADAGEWQNTRLIWQIQETPKGCDITLIHKGLNETLACLDVCTRGWQHFFETSLKAHLSGQEPAPQTHETP; encoded by the coding sequence ATGACTGATGTACACATCAAAAAACACCTCTTTCTGGCCGCACCACGCGCAAAAGTATGGGATTATTTGACCAAAGCAGACCTCGTGGCACAATGGTTTAACCTGCCCAACGCGGATTTTGTCCTGCATCAGGAATTTGAACTCACAGAACGCGACACCGGCGAGATCCTGTGCTGGGGCAGCGTGTGCGCAATGCGCCCGTTGGAATATATGGCGTGGGATTTCACGGTTGGCCCGGCAAATGGCCATATGTCTCGGGTGGAATGGCATTTGTCTGACCATCAATCCGGCACGAAACTCACGTTGATCCACAGTGGGCTGCCCGAGACCCCGGCGGGCTTTGATCTGCTCTTAGCACTCGACAAAGGTTGGCATGGATTCCTTGACACTCTTTATGTGGCAAGCGCCCCAAGCGATTATCACGCCAGTATTTCCGTGCCGGCAGATGCACAGGCCGCACGCGCGGCTCTCTTTGACCAAATGCCGCTCTGGTGGAGCGACCGCGTGGAGCCAGCAGGCAATGGCTTTACCATCCGCTTTAACAACAGCCATGTGACATTTGCATTTGATGCAAAGGACCCTCTGGTCTGGCATTGCACCCAGGCCCATATGATCATCGAGGACGTTGCAGATGCGGGCGAATGGCAAAACACCCGGCTTATCTGGCAGATCCAAGAAACCCCCAAAGGCTGCGACATCACCCTGATCCACAAAGGGCTAAATGAAACCCTGGCCTGTCTGGATGTCTGCACCCGCGGCTGGCAACATTTCTTTGAAACCAGCCTCAAAGCCCATCTTTCTGGCCAGGAACCCGCGCCCCAAACCCATGAAACCCCTTAA
- a CDS encoding insulinase family protein — MKFVVLLMCVLGLAACQDEAKRAVVMAESPDGHQFAFVQVDEEGKTDVAINVAWPTDWARNAALNPMVPLVASEALLNGGTKQYSASEIMNGFDEKNARGLVYVTPDHARGELNFPKEHMAFVLDVASAALADPTYDPIWLERAQQGVLDQVANQNTETNSQMWTAARKAILAEDPLDRYLSLRVEAAPNQVTRQEALEWHRGVFTKAQAVVSVVGGLSEAEAGAAVDQLLAGLPEGRPNGSAVAGEMATAKVNFAPRRIFLHLPEAAKTTMGLLGRMPDTTQPGEEKDLLALHFFGRQDGVLTKAMRDELRASYVAQSGLVNYDRATRVFYIYSEVGAEKLGQAFDLAAQTYAQFRAQPDFTGFEAFQVKFGEDVGKNIAYFDIAARAMTEHMLDGRDPAGALSLDALFVDASTEAVALRLQNAFPAAEDLILVAAGPDASQWPGACVITEIAEAALCPVVHGS; from the coding sequence ATGAAATTTGTAGTACTTTTGATGTGCGTTTTGGGGCTTGCTGCCTGTCAGGACGAGGCCAAACGGGCAGTTGTTATGGCAGAGAGCCCGGATGGGCACCAATTTGCATTTGTGCAGGTTGACGAGGAGGGGAAAACAGATGTTGCGATCAATGTGGCTTGGCCTACAGATTGGGCGCGCAATGCTGCGTTGAACCCGATGGTGCCTTTGGTGGCCAGTGAGGCCTTGTTGAACGGCGGCACAAAGCAGTATTCAGCCAGCGAGATCATGAACGGCTTTGACGAGAAGAACGCCCGTGGTTTGGTTTATGTGACCCCGGATCATGCGCGCGGGGAACTGAATTTTCCCAAGGAACATATGGCATTTGTGTTGGATGTGGCCAGCGCCGCTTTGGCAGATCCTACCTATGATCCGATTTGGCTGGAGCGGGCGCAACAAGGCGTTTTAGATCAGGTGGCCAACCAGAACACCGAGACAAATTCCCAGATGTGGACCGCCGCGCGCAAGGCGATTTTGGCTGAGGACCCTCTGGATCGGTATTTGTCATTGCGGGTAGAGGCCGCACCTAACCAGGTCACGCGGCAAGAGGCGTTGGAGTGGCATCGCGGCGTGTTCACCAAGGCACAAGCGGTTGTGTCGGTGGTTGGTGGCCTTTCAGAGGCAGAGGCCGGAGCGGCGGTTGATCAACTGTTGGCAGGATTGCCCGAGGGCAGGCCAAATGGATCTGCGGTTGCTGGTGAAATGGCCACAGCCAAGGTGAATTTCGCGCCGCGCCGGATCTTTTTGCATCTGCCGGAGGCGGCCAAAACCACCATGGGTCTGTTGGGACGCATGCCTGATACCACGCAGCCAGGCGAGGAAAAGGACCTGCTGGCGCTGCATTTCTTTGGGCGGCAAGATGGGGTTTTGACCAAGGCGATGCGCGACGAGTTGCGTGCAAGCTATGTCGCGCAATCTGGATTGGTCAACTATGACCGGGCGACGCGGGTGTTTTACATCTATAGCGAAGTTGGTGCGGAAAAACTGGGGCAAGCTTTTGATTTGGCCGCGCAGACCTATGCGCAGTTTCGCGCGCAGCCAGACTTTACTGGGTTTGAAGCCTTTCAAGTGAAATTTGGCGAGGATGTCGGCAAAAATATTGCGTATTTTGACATCGCAGCCCGGGCCATGACCGAACATATGCTGGATGGGCGCGATCCGGCTGGTGCGTTAAGCTTGGATGCGCTTTTTGTCGACGCGAGCACCGAGGCGGTGGCTTTGCGTCTGCAAAATGCCTTTCCGGCGGCAGAGGATCTTATTTTGGTGGCGGCGGGACCTGATGCCAGCCAGTGGCCCGGGGCTTGCGTTATCACTGAAATCGCCGAGGCTGCGCTGTGTCCGGTTGTGCATGGGTCCTGA
- a CDS encoding tyrosine-protein phosphatase → MSLGKRLKHWERNWRHSFNVDPRIAGNERRAQIYNDWFDHAILRRVWTNFFQIAPGVYRSNQPTHRRFEKIKSMGITHVLNLRGQGTGAAHLTEKKSCQDLGLTLINCQLSARQAAPAENILQVIETFKTIPHPFVMHCKSGADRAGFASAIYLITMQGQSVQQARKMLAVKYAHLRFTKTGVLDYILRSYDASNSQQEISFEDWIRTAYDPQKLQTDFNNRVPILS, encoded by the coding sequence ATGAGCCTCGGCAAACGGTTAAAACACTGGGAACGTAACTGGCGCCACAGTTTCAATGTGGACCCGCGCATCGCGGGCAACGAACGCCGTGCACAAATCTACAACGATTGGTTTGACCATGCGATCCTGCGGCGCGTCTGGACCAATTTTTTTCAGATCGCGCCTGGGGTCTATCGCTCTAATCAACCCACCCACCGACGCTTTGAAAAGATCAAATCCATGGGCATCACCCATGTGCTTAATCTGCGCGGCCAAGGCACTGGGGCCGCACATCTGACTGAAAAGAAAAGCTGCCAAGACCTGGGCCTGACGCTGATCAATTGTCAGCTCAGCGCCCGCCAAGCAGCCCCCGCCGAAAATATTCTGCAGGTGATCGAAACGTTCAAAACCATCCCGCACCCCTTTGTCATGCATTGCAAATCCGGGGCCGACCGCGCGGGCTTTGCCTCCGCGATCTACCTGATCACCATGCAAGGCCAATCGGTACAACAAGCGCGCAAAATGCTGGCGGTGAAATACGCCCATCTCAGATTTACCAAGACCGGCGTGCTGGATTATATCTTGCGCAGCTATGACGCAAGCAACAGCCAGCAAGAAATCTCATTTGAAGATTGGATCCGCACGGCATACGATCCCCAAAAGCTGCAGACTGATTTCAACAACAGGGTGCCCATTTTATCGTGA
- a CDS encoding MmcB family DNA repair protein → MIENTSNPLQAGQLLARGVSRHLRSHGFVSIEEFVPERGKRVDVMALGPKGELWVIECKSSLADFQSDHKWQGYLEWCDRYFWAVDTAFPTEILPDGTGLIIADSYDAELIRMGPEAKLAAARRKKVIQKFAMDAARRLQRFRDPKLLPLPDES, encoded by the coding sequence ATGATAGAGAACACATCCAATCCGCTACAGGCAGGTCAGCTGTTGGCCCGTGGTGTCAGCCGCCATTTGCGCAGCCATGGTTTTGTTTCCATAGAAGAATTCGTGCCAGAACGTGGCAAGCGCGTCGATGTAATGGCGCTGGGGCCGAAAGGCGAATTATGGGTGATCGAATGCAAATCCAGCCTGGCGGATTTTCAATCAGACCACAAATGGCAGGGTTATCTGGAGTGGTGTGATCGTTATTTTTGGGCGGTTGATACTGCGTTTCCGACAGAGATATTGCCGGATGGCACAGGGCTGATCATTGCCGATTCTTATGATGCAGAGCTTATTCGCATGGGGCCGGAGGCCAAGTTAGCCGCCGCCCGGCGTAAAAAGGTCATTCAAAAGTTTGCCATGGATGCCGCCCGGAGATTGCAGCGGTTTCGCGATCCCAAATTGCTGCCTTTGCCGGACGAAAGCTGA
- a CDS encoding pyridoxal phosphate-dependent aminotransferase: MTEPPYTPLIQALPHSSPFTSPETLERARGAPFTARLGANESLFGPSPKAQACFADTAAEIFKYADSENHDLRHALAEFYAVQADNVVIGEGIDGLLGYTVRLFIAPGDRVVTSAGAYPTFNFHVAGYGGHIETVPYKNDQQDLAALIAKAKQVDAKLIYFCNPDNPMGSWHDGEKIAAQLDDIPEGCLLILDEAYVELAPPGTSPSYDISHPKVIRMRTFSKAYGMAGARIGYALGNAALIRNFEKVRNHFGINRASQAAALAALNDQGWLANVQDKTQIARAEIARIGKANGLTALPSATSFVTLDCHRDAAFAQAIVAGLADAGVFIRMPFVAPQNRCIRVSCGRPQDLAHFENALPKVLAGLR, encoded by the coding sequence ATGACAGAACCGCCCTATACCCCGCTGATCCAGGCCCTGCCGCACTCTTCTCCATTCACCAGCCCAGAAACGCTGGAACGCGCCCGAGGCGCGCCTTTCACAGCACGGCTTGGCGCAAACGAAAGCCTGTTTGGCCCCAGCCCCAAAGCCCAGGCGTGCTTTGCGGACACCGCTGCCGAGATCTTCAAATATGCGGATTCAGAAAACCATGACCTGCGGCACGCGCTTGCCGAATTCTACGCAGTGCAAGCCGACAATGTTGTCATTGGTGAAGGCATCGACGGTCTATTAGGCTATACCGTGCGGCTTTTCATTGCGCCCGGCGATCGGGTGGTCACCTCTGCGGGGGCTTACCCAACTTTCAATTTTCACGTCGCGGGCTATGGCGGTCATATCGAAACCGTGCCCTATAAAAACGACCAGCAAGATCTGGCCGCACTGATTGCCAAAGCCAAACAGGTCGACGCCAAGCTGATCTATTTCTGCAATCCCGACAATCCCATGGGCAGCTGGCATGACGGAGAAAAAATAGCAGCACAGCTGGATGACATTCCAGAAGGCTGCTTGCTGATCCTGGACGAAGCCTATGTCGAACTGGCCCCGCCGGGAACCTCGCCAAGCTACGACATAAGCCACCCCAAAGTGATCCGCATGCGCACCTTTTCCAAAGCCTACGGCATGGCCGGGGCACGGATCGGTTATGCGCTTGGTAATGCCGCCCTGATCAGGAACTTTGAAAAAGTGCGCAATCACTTTGGCATCAACCGCGCCAGCCAAGCCGCCGCCCTCGCCGCCCTTAACGACCAAGGTTGGCTGGCCAATGTGCAGGACAAAACCCAGATCGCGCGTGCGGAAATTGCCCGTATCGGCAAGGCCAACGGCCTAACGGCCCTGCCCTCTGCCACCAGCTTTGTCACCCTGGATTGCCACCGCGACGCCGCCTTCGCCCAAGCCATTGTCGCAGGCCTGGCCGATGCGGGCGTTTTCATTCGCATGCCCTTTGTCGCGCCGCAAAACCGCTGCATCCGGGTCAGCTGCGGCCGCCCCCAGGATCTGGCCCATTTTGAGAACGCATTGCCAAAGGTGCTCGCAGGGTTGCGCTGA
- a CDS encoding metalloregulator ArsR/SmtB family transcription factor encodes MQMQPIFRALADPTRRDILLMLSKDSLTIAQISDQFEMTRGAVKKHLTVLEQGNLIQVQTRGREKLNRLNPKALQPAFDWLGYFESFWDEKLSNLKTLIEIDTTERPRHD; translated from the coding sequence ATGCAGATGCAGCCCATATTTCGCGCCCTGGCCGACCCGACCCGGCGGGACATACTGCTGATGTTGTCCAAAGACAGCCTGACCATCGCGCAGATATCAGACCAGTTTGAAATGACCCGAGGGGCCGTCAAAAAGCACCTGACCGTATTGGAACAGGGCAACTTGATCCAGGTTCAAACCCGCGGGCGCGAAAAACTGAACCGGTTGAACCCAAAGGCCCTACAGCCGGCATTTGACTGGCTAGGCTACTTTGAGAGCTTCTGGGATGAAAAGCTCTCAAATTTGAAGACCCTTATTGAGATCGACACAACCGAAAGACCCCGCCATGACTGA
- a CDS encoding valine--tRNA ligase has translation MAMEKTFNAAEAETRLFDAWEKAGCFTAGANAKPGASTYSIMIPPPNVTGVLHVGHAFNNTLQDMLIRWKRMQGFDTLWQAGTDHAGIATQMVVERELAKTQQPSRAELGREEFLKKVWEWKGKSGGTIINQLKRLGASCDFDRTAFTMSGAPGAPADEADGNFHDAVIKVFVEMYNKGLIYRGKRLVNWDPHFETAISDLEVENVETPGHMWHFKYPLAGGATYEYLEKDEDGNVTLREVRDYISIATTRPETMLGDGAVAVHPSDERYAPIVGKMVEIPVGPKEHRRLIPIITDEYPDKDFGSGAVKITGAHDFNDYQVAKRGGIPMYRLMDTKGAMRADGEAYADEAAKAQAHANGAAFTENEVDAINLIPDDLRGLDRFEARKRVVQQITDEGLAVMVTDISKVTDEDGNETEVSVRVPYVENKPIMQPFGDRSKVVIEPMLTDQWFVETDKIVGPALEAVRNGDVKILPESGEKTYYHWLENIEPWCISRQLWWGHQIPVWYGFDLSSQGTYDDENDGALDLVEMNRFLADQSFPLGGERHYCADSFSAVTSLVKDAEASLPTPINHATVVEVADRAEAIRVFAAGLAAYEASQDLTKLVYPVWRDPDVLDTWFSSGLWPIGTLGWPNDTPEMQKYFPTSTLVTGQDILFFWVARMMMMQLAVVDDIPFDTVYLHGLVRDAKGKKMSKSTGNVIDPLDIIDEYGADAMRFTNAAMASLGGVLKLDMKRIEGYRNFVTKIWQASSYGDSQIDAFSAKRGAMPPKATLPLNRWIIGEVAKLREDVDAGFDSFRFNESANAIYSFFWNTFCARFLEFTKPIFHGDDQAAKDETQATYAWALDQSLIMMHPIMPFVTEEIWDVTQGRGVSTGEASKMLAHAPWPTYTAADLVDAEAEAEISWVIAVIDNVRSARAQVNVPAGAKVPMLVTDIDAAGQSYWDRNEALIKRFARIDSLTTADSQPKGCVSVPAPGASFAIPLEGIIDVAAEKARLEKNLGKLAKELGGLRGRLNNPKFVASAPDAVVVEAKANLAAREEEEAKLKGALARIAEIG, from the coding sequence ATGGCGATGGAAAAGACCTTTAATGCTGCCGAAGCCGAAACCCGGCTATTTGACGCTTGGGAAAAGGCGGGCTGTTTTACCGCTGGGGCCAATGCAAAACCCGGCGCAAGCACCTATAGCATTATGATCCCCCCCCCCAATGTCACCGGCGTTCTGCATGTGGGGCATGCGTTTAACAACACGCTGCAAGACATGCTGATCCGCTGGAAACGCATGCAAGGCTTTGACACGCTTTGGCAAGCAGGCACCGACCATGCGGGCATCGCAACCCAGATGGTGGTGGAACGCGAGCTCGCCAAAACCCAACAGCCAAGCCGCGCCGAACTTGGCCGCGAGGAATTCCTGAAAAAGGTCTGGGAATGGAAGGGCAAATCCGGCGGCACCATCATCAATCAGCTCAAGCGTCTTGGGGCCTCCTGTGATTTTGACCGCACGGCGTTCACCATGTCGGGCGCGCCCGGTGCCCCTGCGGACGAAGCGGACGGCAATTTTCATGACGCGGTCATCAAAGTCTTTGTGGAAATGTACAACAAAGGCCTGATTTATCGCGGCAAGCGTCTGGTCAACTGGGACCCGCATTTTGAAACAGCCATTTCGGACCTTGAAGTCGAGAATGTGGAAACTCCCGGTCACATGTGGCACTTTAAGTACCCCTTGGCTGGCGGCGCGACATATGAGTATTTAGAGAAAGATGAAGACGGTAATGTCACTCTGCGGGAGGTCCGCGATTACATTTCCATCGCCACAACGCGGCCCGAAACCATGCTCGGTGATGGCGCGGTGGCGGTACATCCGTCTGATGAGCGTTATGCGCCGATTGTGGGCAAAATGGTTGAAATTCCGGTCGGTCCAAAGGAACATCGCCGGTTGATCCCGATCATCACTGACGAATACCCCGACAAAGACTTTGGCTCTGGTGCGGTGAAAATCACCGGTGCGCATGACTTCAACGACTATCAGGTGGCCAAACGCGGTGGCATCCCGATGTATCGCCTGATGGACACCAAAGGCGCGATGCGCGCCGATGGCGAAGCTTATGCGGATGAGGCCGCCAAAGCCCAAGCGCACGCCAATGGCGCAGCGTTTACCGAAAACGAAGTCGACGCCATCAACCTGATCCCAGATGATCTGCGTGGTTTGGACCGCTTTGAGGCGCGCAAACGGGTGGTGCAGCAAATCACCGACGAAGGCCTCGCGGTGATGGTAACGGACATCAGCAAAGTCACCGATGAGGACGGCAATGAGACCGAGGTTTCGGTGCGTGTGCCTTATGTTGAAAACAAACCCATCATGCAGCCGTTTGGCGACCGTTCTAAGGTTGTGATCGAGCCGATGCTGACCGACCAATGGTTTGTGGAAACCGACAAGATCGTCGGCCCAGCGCTGGAGGCTGTACGCAATGGCGATGTGAAAATCCTGCCTGAATCGGGTGAGAAAACCTATTACCACTGGCTAGAGAACATCGAGCCGTGGTGTATCTCGCGTCAGCTTTGGTGGGGGCACCAGATCCCGGTTTGGTATGGTTTTGATCTCAGCAGCCAAGGCACCTATGACGATGAAAACGACGGCGCGCTTGATCTGGTTGAAATGAACCGCTTTCTAGCGGATCAATCCTTCCCACTTGGTGGTGAACGTCACTATTGTGCTGACAGTTTCAGCGCTGTCACCTCACTGGTGAAAGACGCAGAGGCCTCTTTGCCAACGCCCATCAACCACGCGACTGTGGTCGAAGTGGCAGATCGCGCCGAAGCCATTCGCGTGTTTGCGGCGGGGCTCGCTGCTTACGAAGCATCGCAGGATCTTACCAAATTGGTCTATCCTGTCTGGCGTGACCCAGACGTTCTGGACACATGGTTCTCTTCCGGCCTTTGGCCCATCGGCACTTTGGGCTGGCCAAATGACACGCCAGAAATGCAAAAGTACTTCCCAACCTCGACCCTGGTCACGGGCCAAGATATCCTGTTCTTCTGGGTGGCCCGCATGATGATGATGCAGCTTGCAGTGGTTGACGACATCCCGTTTGACACCGTCTATCTGCATGGCCTTGTGCGTGATGCCAAGGGCAAGAAGATGAGCAAATCCACCGGCAACGTGATTGATCCGCTGGATATCATCGACGAATACGGCGCGGATGCGATGCGCTTTACCAATGCGGCCATGGCCAGCCTTGGGGGCGTGCTGAAACTGGATATGAAACGCATCGAAGGGTACCGGAACTTTGTCACCAAAATCTGGCAAGCCTCGTCTTATGGCGACAGTCAAATCGATGCCTTTAGCGCGAAACGTGGCGCAATGCCGCCCAAGGCCACCCTGCCCCTGAACCGTTGGATCATTGGCGAGGTTGCCAAGTTGCGCGAGGACGTCGATGCGGGCTTTGACAGCTTCCGCTTCAACGAGTCTGCCAATGCGATCTACAGCTTCTTCTGGAACACATTCTGTGCGCGTTTCCTGGAATTCACCAAGCCGATCTTTCATGGCGACGACCAAGCCGCCAAAGACGAAACCCAGGCAACCTATGCCTGGGCGCTGGATCAAAGTTTGATCATGATGCACCCCATCATGCCCTTTGTGACCGAAGAAATTTGGGACGTCACCCAGGGGCGCGGTGTGTCCACGGGCGAGGCCTCTAAGATGTTGGCCCATGCGCCTTGGCCAACCTATACGGCCGCTGATCTGGTGGATGCCGAGGCCGAGGCTGAAATCTCGTGGGTCATCGCGGTCATCGACAACGTGCGCTCTGCCCGTGCGCAGGTAAATGTGCCAGCAGGTGCCAAAGTGCCGATGCTGGTCACAGACATCGATGCGGCCGGTCAGTCCTATTGGGATCGCAACGAGGCACTGATCAAACGCTTTGCGCGCATCGACAGCCTGACAACAGCTGATAGCCAACCAAAAGGCTGTGTCTCGGTCCCTGCCCCCGGCGCCTCCTTTGCCATTCCGCTAGAAGGCATCATTGACGTGGCCGCTGAAAAGGCCCGCCTTGAAAAGAACCTGGGCAAATTGGCCAAGGAACTGGGCGGTCTGCGTGGCCGATTGAACAACCCGAAATTTGTGGCCTCTGCACCAGATGCGGTTGTGGTCGAAGCCAAGGCCAATCTGGCCGCGCGCGAAGAGGAAGAAGCCAAGTTGAAAGGCGCGCTCGCGCGTATTGCAGAAATCGGCTAG
- a CDS encoding DEAD/DEAH box helicase: MHNSLAKALERRGYTSLTPVQIACSDEALNDADLLVSAQTGSGKTVGFGLAIAPTLLGEDAKFKSAAQPLALVIAPTRELALQVKRELAWLYGEAGAVVASCVGGMDMRDERRSLDRGAHIVVATPGRLRDHITRGSIDLSDLRAVVLDEADEMLDLGFREDLEFILDEAPDDRRTLMFSATVPRSIGELAKRYQTDAQRISTVAEKSQHADIEYHAMAVAPRDVDNAIVNVLRFYEAPNAIVFCNTRAMVGRIVTRLSNRGFSVVALSGELSQNERSHALQAMRDGRARVCVATDVAARGIDLPNLDLVIHADLPNSHETLLHRSGRTGRAGRKGDSALIIPPKSRNKAQRLLKMAKLEANWRGAPSADEVRGRDTERMLSDSVLLNEVGPKEQAAVADLLEKFGAEQLAVAFLRSYKGNRSAPEELSVVDAKPKERAPFGPSVWFSLDCGRDDGADPRRLLPMLCRAGDISRDDIGAIRIQQGESFAEVRVDSVDGFLAKLGASMQLDDGTVLTQLDTPPAIASAPRQSFGGKPGGKFGGKPGGKFGGKPGGGYKGKSPRGDDSEGGDRPRREKSWGDKPRGDRKERFERPERAPRKDHPVKALGKSAEGGKPNKGPKPPAGKANSKKNRARRAEGGNATPRRAK, translated from the coding sequence TTGCATAACTCACTCGCAAAGGCGCTGGAGCGCCGTGGATATACGTCTTTAACACCGGTTCAGATCGCGTGCTCAGACGAAGCCCTCAATGACGCCGACCTTTTGGTATCTGCCCAGACGGGCTCTGGGAAAACCGTTGGATTTGGCCTGGCCATTGCCCCAACACTGCTGGGAGAGGATGCGAAGTTCAAATCAGCGGCGCAGCCTCTGGCTTTGGTGATTGCCCCAACCCGTGAATTGGCTTTGCAGGTCAAACGCGAATTGGCTTGGCTGTATGGTGAAGCGGGGGCGGTCGTGGCCTCTTGTGTGGGTGGCATGGATATGCGCGACGAACGTCGCAGCCTGGACCGTGGCGCGCATATCGTTGTGGCCACGCCGGGTCGTTTGCGCGACCATATCACACGCGGATCAATTGATCTGAGCGACCTGCGGGCCGTGGTGCTGGATGAAGCTGACGAGATGCTGGACCTTGGGTTCCGCGAAGATCTGGAATTCATTCTGGATGAAGCGCCGGACGATCGCCGCACTTTGATGTTCTCGGCCACTGTGCCGCGTTCCATTGGCGAGTTGGCCAAACGCTATCAAACAGATGCGCAGCGCATTTCCACGGTGGCTGAGAAATCGCAGCACGCCGATATCGAATATCATGCAATGGCCGTGGCACCGCGCGATGTCGACAATGCAATTGTCAACGTGTTGCGGTTTTATGAAGCGCCAAATGCGATTGTGTTTTGTAACACCCGCGCCATGGTTGGCCGCATTGTGACGCGTTTGTCCAACCGGGGATTTTCGGTTGTGGCTTTGTCAGGCGAGCTTTCCCAAAACGAGCGTTCGCATGCTTTGCAAGCGATGCGCGATGGGCGTGCGCGGGTTTGTGTGGCCACCGATGTGGCGGCGCGCGGCATTGATTTGCCGAACCTTGATTTGGTGATCCATGCGGATTTGCCAAACAGCCACGAGACATTGTTGCACCGTTCCGGTCGGACTGGGCGCGCGGGCCGCAAAGGCGACAGCGCTTTGATCATTCCTCCAAAGTCGCGCAACAAGGCACAGCGTTTGCTGAAGATGGCCAAACTGGAAGCCAACTGGCGCGGTGCGCCTTCTGCGGATGAAGTGCGCGGTCGCGACACAGAGCGTATGTTGTCGGATTCAGTTTTGCTGAACGAAGTAGGCCCTAAAGAGCAGGCTGCTGTGGCGGATCTGCTGGAGAAGTTCGGCGCTGAACAATTGGCTGTGGCCTTTTTGCGCAGCTATAAAGGCAACCGGTCCGCGCCAGAAGAATTGAGCGTGGTCGATGCCAAGCCAAAAGAGCGCGCACCGTTTGGACCAAGTGTCTGGTTCTCGCTGGATTGTGGTCGCGATGATGGCGCAGATCCGCGCCGCTTGCTGCCGATGCTGTGCCGTGCGGGCGACATCAGCCGCGATGACATTGGTGCGATCCGCATTCAACAGGGCGAGAGCTTTGCTGAGGTTCGCGTTGACAGTGTGGACGGGTTCTTGGCGAAACTGGGCGCGTCGATGCAGCTGGACGACGGCACTGTGCTGACGCAGCTGGATACGCCTCCGGCGATTGCCAGCGCGCCGCGTCAGTCGTTTGGTGGCAAGCCAGGTGGTAAATTTGGCGGCAAACCTGGTGGCAAGTTTGGTGGCAAGCCGGGCGGTGGCTATAAGGGCAAATCCCCACGCGGAGACGACTCTGAAGGTGGTGATCGCCCCCGTCGCGAAAAATCATGGGGCGACAAGCCTCGTGGCGATCGCAAGGAGCGGTTTGAACGTCCTGAGCGCGCCCCTCGTAAAGATCATCCGGTGAAAGCGCTGGGCAAATCAGCAGAGGGTGGTAAGCCAAACAAAGGGCCAAAGCCTCCGGCAGGCAAAGCCAATAGCAAAAAGAACCGTGCACGGCGCGCAGAAGGTGGCAACGCCACGCCGCGCCGCGCCAAATAA